In a genomic window of Borrelia maritima:
- a CDS encoding PG0541 family transporter-associated protein: MTNFYKYRIEIISNLSLELDIFECIEKIERELGEPIYYSKIETVYGKGKKGEKHGNGVWPEENFILIIYTSNQSVLNRLEDVIDNLNRSYPTEGINIFVLGN; encoded by the coding sequence ATGACTAATTTTTATAAGTATAGAATTGAAATAATTTCTAACTTATCTTTAGAGCTTGATATTTTTGAATGTATAGAAAAAATAGAGCGAGAGTTAGGAGAGCCTATATATTATTCCAAGATAGAAACTGTTTACGGAAAAGGCAAGAAAGGTGAAAAACATGGTAATGGTGTTTGGCCTGAAGAAAATTTTATTTTAATTATTTATACTTCCAATCAATCTGTTCTTAATAGATTGGAAGATGTTATAGATAATTTAAATCGTTCTTACCCTACAGAGGGGATTAATATTTTTGTTTTGGGAAATTAA
- a CDS encoding efflux RND transporter permease subunit has translation MLVKRIVGKPITILILFSLLMMISLYTFSRLKVDLLPGIDIPQISIHTVYHGASPKEVEESVSRVLESGLSSVKNLKNIYSVSSKESSTVSLEFYHGTDLDLVLNEIRDALELVKPSLPSKSQTPRIFRYNLKNIPVMEIVINSVRPVSELKRYADEVIKPGLERLDGVAIVTVNGGSKKRVLIEVSQNRLESYGLSLSRISAIIASQNLELSAGNILENNLEYLVQVSGKFKSIEEIGNVVIAYKIPDISSGINSSPIEIKLKDIANIKTDFEDLSEYVEYNGLPSISLSVQKRSDANSITVSNVVMKEIEKLKLSMPKDMRLEIASDSTNFIKSSISTVVNSAYFGAMLAIFVIFFFLRSFRATIIIGISIPIAIVLTFCLMYFVNISLNIMSLAGLALGIGMVVDCSIVVIDNIYKYRQKGAKLVSSSILGAQEMLLPITSSTFTSICVFGPFLIFKSELGVYGDFFKDFSFTIVISLGVSLLVAIFLVPVLSSHYVGLYTSFQKNIKSAFVRKIDAFCAKIYYFLEFLYINLLNIVLNHKLIFGLIVFFSFIGSLFLGFLLDVTTFARGKENSIMINLNFPYKTNLEYSKFYSDRFLEIVKSEAKGYKSIISTLYTDRISFNVLFPLKEELKDNTIKSIDYDTIKYRIMNRIGNLYPEFNVEPSSGSALGGGDSVKIKISANDFEYIKDYGKILISMLKKAIPELVNPRLNISDFQLEIGVEIDRALAYNYGIDMNTILNELKANVNGVVAGQYVENGLNYDIVLKLDRIDVRNLKDLGKIFVTNLSGVKIPLSSIATFEKTKKAESIYRENQALTIYINAGISPNDNLTQVTAKVIDFINNKVPHKEGTALNVEGEYNEFSNIMNQFKIIIMMAVIVVFGIMASQFESFLKPFIIIFTIPLTAIGVVLIHFLAGEKLSIFAAIGMLMLVGVVVNTGIVLVDYTGLLIKRGFGLREAIIESCRSRLRPILMSSLTSIIGLIPMAFSTGSGNELLKPIAFTFIGGMTASTFLTLLFIPMLFEIFSNIVSSFKSRLKRAAADVDLKESSKINNSTKSSYDSLFEEDGN, from the coding sequence ATGTTGGTGAAGAGAATAGTTGGCAAACCAATAACAATATTGATTTTATTTTCATTGTTAATGATGATAAGTTTATATACCTTTTCAAGATTAAAAGTAGATCTTTTACCTGGAATTGATATTCCTCAAATAAGTATTCATACTGTTTATCATGGTGCTTCTCCTAAAGAAGTTGAAGAGAGTGTTTCTAGAGTCCTTGAGAGTGGTTTGAGTTCAGTAAAGAATTTAAAAAATATATACAGTGTTTCTTCTAAAGAAAGTAGCACTGTTTCACTTGAGTTTTATCATGGGACCGATTTAGATTTGGTTTTAAATGAAATTCGAGATGCTCTTGAATTGGTAAAGCCTTCATTGCCCAGCAAATCACAGACCCCCAGAATTTTTAGATACAATCTAAAAAACATTCCTGTAATGGAAATTGTTATTAATTCTGTAAGGCCAGTTTCTGAGCTTAAAAGATATGCTGATGAGGTTATTAAGCCCGGACTTGAAAGGCTTGACGGAGTTGCAATTGTTACTGTTAATGGCGGAAGCAAAAAACGTGTTTTAATTGAAGTTTCTCAAAACAGATTAGAGTCTTATGGGCTTTCTTTGTCAAGAATATCTGCTATTATAGCATCCCAAAATCTTGAACTTTCAGCTGGTAATATATTGGAGAATAATTTAGAATATTTGGTTCAAGTGTCTGGAAAATTTAAATCTATTGAGGAAATAGGCAATGTTGTCATAGCTTATAAGATCCCGGATATTTCTTCTGGCATAAATTCATCTCCTATTGAGATAAAACTTAAAGATATTGCTAATATTAAAACCGATTTTGAAGATTTGTCAGAATATGTTGAATATAATGGGCTGCCTTCAATTTCTTTATCGGTTCAAAAACGTAGTGATGCCAATTCTATTACAGTTTCTAATGTTGTTATGAAGGAAATAGAAAAATTGAAATTATCTATGCCTAAAGATATGAGATTGGAAATTGCTTCTGATAGTACTAATTTTATTAAATCGTCTATTTCAACTGTGGTAAATTCAGCCTATTTTGGGGCCATGCTTGCAATATTTGTTATTTTTTTCTTTTTAAGAAGCTTTAGAGCTACAATAATTATTGGAATTTCTATTCCAATAGCAATTGTTTTGACCTTTTGCTTAATGTATTTTGTAAATATTTCCCTTAATATTATGAGTCTTGCGGGTCTTGCGCTTGGGATTGGAATGGTTGTTGACTGTTCAATTGTTGTAATAGACAATATATATAAATATAGGCAAAAAGGAGCAAAGCTTGTTTCATCGTCTATCCTGGGGGCCCAAGAGATGCTGTTGCCTATTACATCTTCAACTTTTACTTCTATTTGTGTTTTTGGGCCATTTCTTATTTTCAAATCAGAACTTGGGGTATATGGAGATTTTTTTAAAGATTTTTCATTTACGATTGTTATTTCTTTGGGGGTTTCTCTTTTAGTTGCTATTTTTCTGGTTCCTGTTTTATCAAGCCATTATGTCGGCTTATATACAAGTTTTCAAAAAAATATTAAGAGTGCTTTTGTTAGAAAAATTGATGCTTTTTGTGCTAAAATTTATTATTTTTTAGAATTTTTGTATATCAATTTATTGAATATAGTTTTAAATCACAAATTGATTTTTGGGTTGATTGTTTTTTTTAGTTTTATTGGTAGCTTGTTTTTAGGATTTTTATTAGATGTGACAACTTTTGCTAGAGGAAAAGAAAACTCAATTATGATCAATTTAAATTTTCCTTATAAAACTAATTTGGAATATTCAAAATTTTATTCCGATAGATTTTTAGAAATTGTAAAAAGTGAAGCTAAGGGGTATAAAAGCATTATTTCTACTTTGTATACTGACAGAATATCTTTCAACGTATTGTTTCCTCTTAAGGAAGAGTTAAAAGATAATACGATTAAAAGCATAGATTACGATACTATTAAGTATAGAATCATGAACCGTATTGGAAATCTTTATCCTGAATTTAATGTTGAGCCTTCCAGTGGCAGTGCTTTAGGTGGTGGAGATTCTGTTAAAATTAAAATTTCAGCTAATGATTTCGAATATATAAAAGATTATGGAAAAATTTTAATTTCTATGCTAAAAAAGGCAATTCCTGAACTTGTAAATCCAAGACTTAATATAAGTGATTTTCAACTTGAAATTGGCGTTGAGATAGACAGAGCACTAGCTTATAATTATGGTATTGACATGAATACCATTTTAAATGAGTTAAAGGCCAATGTTAATGGCGTTGTCGCTGGTCAGTATGTAGAGAATGGACTTAATTATGATATTGTTCTTAAGCTTGATAGAATAGATGTTAGAAATTTAAAAGATTTGGGAAAAATATTTGTTACAAATTTATCTGGAGTTAAAATTCCTTTATCATCAATAGCTACCTTTGAAAAAACCAAAAAAGCCGAGTCTATTTACAGAGAAAACCAAGCTTTAACTATTTATATTAATGCGGGTATTTCTCCAAACGACAATTTAACTCAAGTAACTGCGAAAGTTATAGATTTTATTAATAATAAAGTACCTCATAAAGAGGGTACAGCACTTAATGTTGAAGGAGAATATAACGAATTTTCAAATATAATGAATCAGTTTAAAATAATAATTATGATGGCTGTTATTGTTGTGTTTGGCATTATGGCTTCTCAATTTGAATCTTTTTTAAAACCCTTTATTATTATTTTTACAATTCCTTTAACCGCAATAGGGGTTGTACTTATACATTTTCTTGCAGGAGAAAAACTTTCTATTTTTGCTGCTATTGGAATGCTTATGCTTGTTGGTGTTGTGGTAAATACTGGAATTGTTCTTGTAGACTATACTGGATTATTGATCAAGAGGGGATTTGGTCTAAGAGAAGCAATTATTGAGTCTTGTCGTTCAAGGCTTAGACCAATTTTAATGTCTTCTCTAACCTCAATAATAGGACTTATCCCAATGGCATTTTCTACTGGTAGTGGGAATGAGCTTCTAAAGCCAATTGCATTTACCTTTATTGGTGGAATGACAGCTAGTACATTTCTTACTTTGCTTTTCATTCCCATGCTTTTTGAAATTTTTTCTAATATTGTTTCAAGTTTTAAATCTAGGTTAAAAAGAGCAGCGGCTGATGTAGATCTTAAGGAATCATCCAAAATTAATAATTCAACTAAAAGTAGTTATGATAGTCTATTTGAAGAAGATGGAAATTAA
- a CDS encoding efflux RND transporter periplasmic adaptor subunit, whose translation MNLIFNINLFLKKYFLVLFLVLVACVNKAKLDDVNNEQEGPYRFPVIAIKAKKGILSDYLSLNGDIDTKVKADIFPDAAGKITSLSIKLGSYVQKGQIVATLDPSRPGSVYLKSPVRAPISGYILNIRKKIGETVNSQSSIAVVGRIDAKQILTYVSEKYISNVKVGNDAIIEVGAYPNEKFKAKVSEISPVLDSKSRTIEVYLIPIGSNLDKLIIGMFSKIKLITKRFRDVIKIPREAIVEREDKKFVFKLDLEGKSVQMLPVTVLFEIDNIVALSGEVKENDLIVVEGMSTLSDGTLINLVDTKEGLSAESNI comes from the coding sequence ATGAATTTAATTTTTAATATTAACTTATTTTTAAAAAAATATTTTTTAGTTTTATTCTTAGTTTTAGTTGCTTGTGTGAACAAAGCCAAGCTAGATGACGTTAATAATGAGCAAGAAGGTCCTTATAGATTCCCCGTAATTGCCATAAAAGCAAAAAAGGGAATTTTGAGTGATTATTTGTCTTTAAATGGAGATATAGATACAAAAGTTAAAGCAGATATTTTCCCAGATGCTGCGGGCAAAATAACTTCTTTGAGCATTAAACTTGGGTCTTATGTTCAAAAGGGACAAATAGTTGCGACTCTTGATCCTTCAAGGCCTGGTTCTGTATATTTAAAAAGTCCGGTAAGAGCGCCAATTTCAGGATATATTTTAAATATTAGAAAAAAAATTGGTGAAACAGTTAATTCTCAGTCCAGTATAGCAGTAGTAGGCAGAATAGATGCGAAGCAAATTTTAACTTATGTTTCTGAAAAATACATTTCAAATGTTAAGGTTGGAAATGATGCCATTATTGAAGTTGGAGCTTATCCTAATGAGAAGTTTAAAGCCAAAGTTTCAGAAATATCTCCTGTTTTAGATTCTAAAAGTCGCACTATTGAGGTGTATCTTATACCTATTGGCAGTAATTTAGATAAACTTATTATTGGTATGTTTTCTAAAATTAAACTTATTACTAAGCGCTTTAGAGATGTAATTAAGATTCCGAGAGAGGCTATTGTTGAGAGAGAAGACAAGAAATTTGTATTTAAGCTTGATTTAGAGGGTAAAAGTGTTCAAATGTTGCCCGTTACAGTACTTTTTGAAATAGATAATATTGTAGCTCTTTCAGGTGAGGTTAAAGAGAATGATTTAATTGTAGTAGAAGGCATGTCTACTCTTTCTGATGGAACTTTAATAAATTTGGTAGATACAAAAGAAGGTCTTTCAGCTGAAAGCAATATTTAA
- a CDS encoding TolC family protein, giving the protein MTVSFSFAEIIQISPKQAVNMALENSLDSGNALYKENIKKLYKNNVWNAFVPNVNLSSTISRNPSVLRELERDYWGLGFGVGINLSLSPSVLKRMELVMLEYENAKIERESAVRNIKLNVLKSYNQLIALKNTLKVLESQIQNSKLKFEQARIAYNNGLISEIDFLDAQLKYRKSQPDLDGQIINFEKSKEIFKLLIGLEPDQDFEIIGELPDETIDFSLFDEALNINESLEIKELNTRLKMAEKFLDSLWLDTFLPSLSLSFSYSPYRSFHENSKGFSSGFLASFSLNYNLTEIFPFSKSFTKIQDNNYQLKILRNNIESKIRNLKSDIVQKRKDIKRYKAILDASKINVELAKKNYQMAFNAFNSGVMDLSKLNDIELVYKQSDLKFIEDKLNYSNSILEYKDLINLLD; this is encoded by the coding sequence ATGACTGTCTCTTTTTCTTTTGCTGAAATTATTCAAATATCACCCAAACAAGCTGTAAATATGGCTCTAGAGAATAGCTTAGACTCAGGAAATGCTCTATACAAGGAAAATATAAAAAAACTTTATAAAAATAATGTATGGAATGCTTTTGTTCCAAACGTTAATCTTAGCTCTACAATCAGTAGAAATCCTTCTGTTTTGAGAGAGCTTGAAAGAGATTATTGGGGTTTAGGGTTTGGAGTTGGGATTAACCTTTCTTTGTCACCTTCTGTTTTAAAGAGAATGGAACTTGTTATGTTGGAGTATGAAAATGCGAAGATAGAAAGGGAGAGTGCCGTTCGTAATATTAAGTTAAATGTTCTTAAGTCTTACAATCAATTAATAGCTTTAAAGAATACTTTAAAAGTTCTTGAGAGTCAAATACAAAATAGTAAACTTAAATTTGAACAAGCCAGAATTGCTTATAATAATGGATTAATATCAGAAATAGATTTTCTTGATGCACAGCTTAAGTATAGAAAATCTCAACCAGATTTAGATGGCCAGATTATTAATTTTGAAAAGTCAAAAGAAATTTTTAAGTTATTAATAGGATTAGAGCCGGATCAAGATTTTGAAATTATTGGAGAATTGCCAGATGAGACAATAGATTTTTCATTATTTGATGAGGCGTTAAATATTAATGAATCATTGGAGATTAAGGAGTTGAATACACGCTTAAAAATGGCGGAAAAGTTTCTTGATTCGCTTTGGTTGGACACTTTTTTACCAAGTCTTTCTTTGTCATTTTCTTACTCTCCTTATAGATCATTTCATGAAAATTCTAAAGGTTTTTCAAGTGGATTTTTGGCATCCTTTAGCTTAAATTACAATTTAACTGAAATATTTCCATTTTCAAAAAGTTTTACAAAAATACAAGATAACAACTATCAGCTAAAAATACTGCGAAATAATATTGAGAGTAAAATTAGAAATTTAAAATCTGATATTGTGCAAAAAAGGAAAGATATTAAAAGATATAAAGCGATTCTTGATGCTTCTAAAATTAATGTAGAATTAGCTAAAAAAAATTATCAAATGGCATTTAATGCTTTTAATTCTGGGGTTATGGATCTTTCCAAATTAAATGATATTGAGCTTGTTTATAAACAGAGTGATTTAAAGTTTATTGAAGACAAATTAAATTATTCTAATTCTATACTGGAATATAAGGACTTAATAAATTTATTAGACTAA
- the yidD gene encoding membrane protein insertion efficiency factor YidD yields the protein MNIFKIFFILNYTIIFLIKIYQYTFSKIFGLQCIYKPTCSKYSIECLKKYCFPTALILMTLRIIRCNALFKGGDDFIPKYNPISTSLKEFKKRLIK from the coding sequence ATGAACATTTTCAAAATTTTCTTTATCTTAAATTATACTATTATTTTTTTAATAAAAATTTACCAATATACTTTCTCTAAAATATTTGGACTACAATGCATATATAAACCTACTTGCTCAAAATATTCAATTGAATGCCTTAAAAAATACTGTTTTCCAACCGCCTTAATATTAATGACACTAAGAATAATAAGATGTAATGCATTATTCAAAGGAGGAGATGACTTTATTCCTAAATACAATCCCATTTCAACATCTTTAAAAGAATTTAAAAAAAGATTAATCAAATAA
- a CDS encoding glycine betaine ABC transporter substrate-binding protein, which yields MYKLFMGFFIVLMFLSCDEKKSSKNLKSVKIGYVNWGGETAATNVLKVVFEKMGYNAEIFSVTTSVMYQYLASGKVDGTVSSWVPTADKFYYEKRKSKFVDLGPNYEGTIQGFVVPSYVPISSISELRGKGAKFKNKMIGIDAGAGTQIVTEQALDYYGLRKEYELVPSSESVMLASLDSAIKRNEWILVPLWKPHWAFSRYDIKLLDDPDLIMGGIESVHTLVRLGLENDDLDVYYVFDNFYWNDDLILPLMDRNDKEPGKEYRNAVEFVENNKKVVKTWVPEKYKALFD from the coding sequence ATGTATAAATTATTTATGGGATTTTTCATTGTTCTTATGTTTTTGTCTTGTGATGAAAAAAAGAGTTCAAAAAATTTAAAATCGGTAAAAATTGGGTATGTGAATTGGGGTGGAGAAACAGCAGCTACGAATGTATTGAAAGTTGTTTTTGAGAAAATGGGTTATAATGCAGAAATATTTTCAGTTACCACATCTGTAATGTATCAATACTTAGCATCTGGAAAAGTAGATGGCACGGTATCTTCTTGGGTTCCTACAGCTGATAAATTTTATTACGAAAAACGGAAATCAAAATTTGTTGATCTTGGTCCAAATTATGAAGGAACCATTCAGGGATTTGTTGTGCCAAGCTATGTTCCAATTTCTAGTATTAGTGAACTTAGGGGAAAAGGCGCTAAGTTTAAAAATAAAATGATTGGGATAGATGCTGGCGCAGGAACTCAGATTGTTACAGAACAAGCGCTTGATTATTATGGATTGAGGAAAGAGTATGAGTTAGTTCCTTCAAGCGAAAGCGTTATGCTTGCAAGTTTGGATTCTGCAATAAAAAGAAACGAGTGGATTTTAGTTCCTTTGTGGAAACCTCATTGGGCTTTTTCTAGGTATGATATTAAGCTCCTTGATGATCCTGATTTAATTATGGGGGGAATTGAAAGTGTGCACACTCTTGTTAGACTTGGCCTTGAAAATGATGATCTTGATGTATATTATGTTTTTGATAATTTTTATTGGAATGATGATTTAATATTGCCTTTAATGGATAGAAATGATAAAGAACCAGGCAAAGAGTATCGCAATGCGGTTGAATTTGTTGAAAATAATAAAAAAGTTGTAAAGACCTGGGTTCCAGAAAAGTATAAAGCCTTATTTGATTAA
- a CDS encoding ABC transporter permease, producing MNKDFFILKIDNFFDFLVDNFSTSDGVGFSKSIIFLYESLKNLFLFVNPIFLILTVCLLSFVFLKKRLLFLILPGFLFILYFNLWEASMDTVAIIFVSVFVSVILGIPIGILGGYFPRFYVFLKPILDLMQAMPPFIYLIPAIPFFGMGTASAIFATIIFAMPPVIRYTRLGIVQVSDEVIEAAKSFGSSNLRILLQVQLPLSLQSIIEGINQSIMMAISMIVIAAMVGSSGLGRTVIYSIERLNFGEGLISGLAVVIIAIILDRIMQSIFIKFSYLNTDHYGGKKENKFKRFLEIYNK from the coding sequence ATGAATAAAGATTTTTTTATATTAAAAATAGATAATTTTTTTGATTTTTTGGTTGATAATTTTTCAACTTCTGATGGAGTAGGTTTTTCTAAAAGTATAATTTTTTTATATGAAAGTTTAAAAAATTTATTTCTTTTTGTTAATCCTATTTTTTTAATTTTAACTGTATGCTTGCTAAGTTTTGTTTTCTTGAAAAAGAGATTATTGTTTTTAATTTTGCCTGGCTTTCTTTTTATTTTATATTTTAATCTTTGGGAAGCCTCTATGGATACAGTAGCTATTATATTTGTTTCTGTATTTGTTTCTGTTATTTTAGGAATCCCTATAGGCATTTTGGGGGGATATTTTCCAAGATTTTATGTTTTTTTAAAACCCATTTTGGATTTAATGCAGGCTATGCCCCCATTTATTTACTTGATTCCCGCTATTCCTTTTTTTGGAATGGGTACAGCTTCTGCTATTTTTGCTACAATAATTTTTGCCATGCCTCCTGTTATTAGATATACAAGGTTGGGAATTGTTCAAGTTTCAGATGAAGTAATAGAAGCAGCTAAGTCTTTTGGCAGTAGTAATTTGCGCATTCTTTTACAGGTTCAACTCCCTCTTTCTCTTCAGAGCATAATTGAAGGCATTAATCAGTCAATAATGATGGCAATATCTATGATAGTAATTGCTGCAATGGTTGGATCATCTGGACTGGGTAGGACTGTGATTTACTCTATAGAAAGATTAAATTTTGGTGAGGGTTTAATATCCGGGTTAGCAGTTGTTATTATAGCTATTATTTTAGATAGGATTATGCAATCTATTTTTATTAAATTCAGCTATTTAAATACAGATCATTATGGTGGAAAAAAAGAGAATAAATTTAAAAGATTCTTGGAAATCTATAATAAATAG
- a CDS encoding ATP-binding cassette domain-containing protein: protein MDRVAVKIKDCYKVFSYYVDKKRISQAIKDYENGKDRMQIYKESSIFIANANINLDVYENEILVIMGMSGCGKSTFVRCLNGIYKIDSGSILVNNMEMSAINRKDLSNLRKDTFAMVFQNFGLFPHMNVLRNVTYGLEVKHIPRKIREERAIEVLNLVGLEDSKYKYINELSGGMKQRVGIARALVVNPDILLMDEAFSALDPLIKGEMQEELLRLVAKLKKTVVFITHDLIEAFKLGHRIAFMKDGKIIQVGKPVEILANPSTDFISDFIKNLPVLNILKIKDILKDDFDLNSGSDNGLNVIIKYQNENFSLYDKALNKRYDNLVSLNLDLNDEIKKIVEYLNKQDYLIIKEKGDIVGYINLNEISDLLSR from the coding sequence TTGGATAGGGTTGCTGTTAAAATTAAAGATTGTTATAAAGTATTTTCTTATTATGTTGACAAAAAGCGAATAAGCCAAGCTATAAAAGATTATGAAAATGGCAAAGATAGAATGCAAATTTACAAAGAGTCTTCTATTTTTATTGCAAATGCCAATATTAATCTTGATGTTTATGAAAATGAAATTTTGGTTATTATGGGAATGTCAGGTTGCGGCAAATCTACTTTTGTCAGGTGCTTAAATGGTATTTACAAAATAGATTCAGGATCTATTTTGGTAAATAACATGGAAATGAGTGCTATAAATCGCAAGGATCTTTCTAATTTAAGAAAAGATACATTTGCAATGGTTTTTCAAAATTTTGGACTTTTCCCCCATATGAATGTACTAAGAAACGTCACTTATGGGCTTGAGGTTAAACATATCCCCAGAAAGATTAGAGAAGAGCGTGCTATTGAGGTATTAAATCTTGTAGGACTTGAAGATTCAAAATATAAGTATATTAATGAACTTTCTGGAGGAATGAAACAAAGGGTTGGAATAGCAAGAGCATTGGTGGTTAATCCAGATATTCTTTTAATGGATGAAGCTTTTTCAGCGCTTGACCCTTTAATTAAAGGGGAAATGCAGGAAGAACTTTTGAGGTTAGTAGCTAAGCTTAAAAAAACGGTTGTGTTTATTACTCACGATTTAATTGAAGCTTTTAAATTGGGACATAGAATTGCTTTTATGAAAGATGGGAAAATCATTCAAGTTGGCAAACCTGTAGAAATTTTGGCCAATCCTAGTACAGACTTTATATCTGATTTTATTAAAAATTTGCCTGTTTTAAATATTTTAAAAATAAAAGATATTTTAAAAGATGATTTTGATTTAAACTCTGGTAGTGATAATGGCTTAAATGTTATCATTAAATATCAAAATGAAAATTTTAGTTTATATGATAAAGCTCTTAATAAAAGATATGATAATCTTGTATCTTTAAATTTAGATCTAAATGATGAGATAAAAAAAATTGTTGAATACTTGAATAAGCAAGACTATTTAATAATAAAAGAAAAGGGAGATATTGTCGGATATATCAATTTAAATGAAATTTCCGATTTATTGTCAAGATAA